Within Lytechinus variegatus isolate NC3 chromosome 15, Lvar_3.0, whole genome shotgun sequence, the genomic segment tgactgaaatatatgtgcaaaaatgCTAGCCAAAATCCTTTCTATTTACTTTCCACATATAATAGGTTTCTTTCTTATGAACTCCCTCTATGATTGACACAAACACATTGCACGAACATTGTTTGTTCAATGTGTAAAAGTTTAATAATCATTGGCATAAATCTTTGCATCACACCTACTGTTCAGGGGGAGATGATTtactgttcccccccccccccttgaatagCATGACGTCACGGATTCACGCTCATGTTAATAATCAACATTGAGCATAtttcaacttttgttgatatgAATGAGATCTATTTTGAAACTCGCTTCAAAATCAAGGAAGTTATAAGAATTTAaggttttggatttgtgacatcataacaTCATTTGTGACAGCAGCTGCCGATATGTTATGtaacataaaatgcataaatttcaattctttGATGGTTCACAacgacttatttttgttttctttgtacGAACaggtgtgaaattatttgtctattgatatactgaaggttcGGTAAAAACtgttcaattttcagaaaaaaacaatgttcCATTGCTTTTTACCTTACGATATGTAGGAGAACTGCATGCAAGTGacctcacaaatcaaataattagacttaataactttttcattgtttgatggatttttctcaaacctttggcaatatgcTTTATCATTttctctgctatttttacaataaactttttgtcagggtgaactttccctttaaagggGAAAGATATGACCAATACTGaatgtggtctctcattgactgtgtgttacaaaattgttttgaaatatacCTTCTGGGCATTACCGAGAATAAAATTGGCCTCTAATTCTATATAGAGAAatgattaattttcttttagatTAAAAGTTCTTggtttgctacttggtaacacaATTTATGATAATCATTCAAATGGGCTTATATTACAAGActccaatgttgcattatgggccAGGAATCTGGCCAGATTTGAGTAGATGAAGACTTGAGGTGTCGCTATCAAGGCTGctggttcgtatctgctttaataAAGAAATCTCAAAATACCTTGTGACTATTAGCAACCCGACGACAGAAACCTAGTTATTCCAGAATAAAGCCTATGGTACAGCATGGCTAATGTTTGGGAATGTTGCAATTCAGAGAAGTCAGAGAACTTTTAACCTTCAACGAAAAGATTTTAGGTATTGAGAAGAATAACTCCAATCCAGATCTTGGAAGCATATTCTGTTGCCCAGCTTGCAACATTCATGCTGTTTTGGGTTCATACAACGATGAGTCAGAGAACAGTTTATTATAAACTATAATTAAGCTTCaatcatttcttattttcagtCTCTCCGAGTTCTACTAGGAGTTCATGTTTGTAGTCATCAAAGTCACCGTCGATCTCGTTAATAGTCTGCTCCTCGATGACCCACAGTTGACAGTCTGTCTCTGTTATCAGTCTGGCATCGTGGCTGACAATGATAACTCCTGAAAACAAAGAGGGCAAGATTTATTTGGGTTTCATATCATATGAACCTCCAGTAAAATTTTAAGCTGGGAATTTCAAAACATTGAATTTATGACAATTATTAAGGGGAGTTCTAAACTGACAAGGATTATAAATATGTAGGCTACTGTAGAGCTGTCAATgtgaacaaaaatatttcagtatcttaaatgctgaaaatcagtatattggtgaggaaatcagacatcaggaatgcgaaacaaattcacgagtaatgcagtttttgtaatgccaacaattaagttcttttattCACTCTCCAAATTTTCGGTAGACCTCTACCTTCTTCAGGGAAGATTTGTGAATTGTGACAAGTTTGAATGAcagttgtttttattaaagcGTGCGCGATCTCAGCGGGACTAGGGTAACTGCTGCTAGGTGCGCAAAATGCTGTTATTAATGTATATTGCGCGCTTTTTGGTACAATATCATTAATGACGTAAGTTACGTAATATAcgtaataataaaagaatatgatttaaGTTTTGTAACAATGAAAAGATTTCGTAATAATAAGAGTGTCTAGCTGAGATCGCGCACGCTGCACATTGCACAGAGAGATCATAATTAACATGAAAGCTGAATTAAGGAAATCAAGGCAAAGAGGAGAAAGATAATGGTTATCTATAGAATGTGAATGGGTTGAGCCAAGACAGATCTTTGTTGAGGCCGTTTTCAAACGTGCGGCTTTTGACAATATGTCTCAGCTCAGCCCATTTCCGTTCCTCTGCCGATCTGTATCCTCCGCCGAAGATGCAGACTTTGATATCTTTGACAGAGTGATTAGGGAGGTTGAAGTGTTCAGCCACAGGAAAGtcctttttgtttttggtgATGGAGCTTTTGTGGTTATTGAATCTAGTGCGAAAATCTAGTGAATCTAGTGAATCtagtgaggaaatcagtatattctaagaaataccatagggacaatacataaactgaaactttgcatgaaaccatcagcaTTCTTCTCACTTTCAGTACTacatactgaaaatcagtagtAGTTGGTAGCTCTGctgagtgtttcatcaatattcatccgacaagttgtcagatctgttTACTGTTTGTAAAACAGGACCCAGGTCAGCACCAAACTCACCTCCTGTATAATTGTTGATTGCTTCAGCCAAGGCATCAATCGACTCGATGTCCAAATTATTTGTAGGTTCATCCTAAAAGAGAAAGGCAAAGACAATATCAAAGAGAAAGTGTACCTATATTTCCAATTTACTTTCACTAAAGATGGTCTGACCATGAATACTATGGCCTGTAttgtgaagttgggtttaatttaaactctggtctaaagttgtggtttagcTATGGACAGCCAACTATGGCATAAATATCTAATAGTAGAAGTTCAATTCATCAGCTCATTGACACTCAAATAATGGTGAACTGTCTGTGAATGATAAATAGGACAGTACAATCTTAACACGATTTTGAATTATTTGGCTTCCCTAATTTTATCACAGACTTAGACCACGATTTAAGTTAAACAGGATTTCAGACTACGGGCCTTACGATTTCAGTCCTAGTAcaagttttgatgttttttccccttccctttttttcagAGGAGATTTATAATTTactaaaatattactttttaagAGGTGATTGATGTCATGCTCATGATTAAGTTACCTCCTTCCCCTTCTCTTCCGCTCTCCTCCTTGCCTTTCTCTTCCCCCTCATTTCCTTCATATCCTTTCCTCCTCCCCTCACTTCTCCTCCTTGCCTTTCTCTTCCCCCACATTTCCTTTCCATTCCCTTTCCTCCTCCCCTCACTTCTCCTCCTCCTTGCCTTTCTCTTCCCCCACATTTCCTTTCCATTccctttcctcctcctccttgcCTTTCTCTTCCCCCACATTTCCTTTCCATTCCCTTTAATCCCCCTCCTTGCCTTTCTCTTCCCCTAATTTCCTTTCCATATCCTTTCCTCCTCCCCTCACTTCTCCTCCCCTTGCCTTTCTCTTCCCCCACATTTCCTTTCCGTTccctttcctcctcctccttgcCTTTCTCTTCCCCCACATTTCCTTTCCATTCCCTTTAATCCTCCTCCTTGCCTTTCTCTTCCCCCACATTTCCTTTCCATATCCTTTCCTCCTCCCCTCACTTCTCCTCCTCCTTGCCTTTCTCTTCCCCACATTTCCTTTCCAATccctttcctcctcctccttgcCTTTCTCTTCCCCCACATTTCCTTTCCATATCCTTTCCTCCTCCCCTCACTTCTCTCCTCCTTGCCTTTCTCTTCCCCCCATTTCCTTTCCATTCCTTTCCTCCTCCTTGCTTTCTCTTCCCCCACATTTCCTTTCCATATCCTTTCCTCCTCCCCTCACTTACTCCTCCTCCTTGCCTTTCTCTTCCCCCACATTTCCTTCCattccttttcctcctccccTCCCTTCTCTTCCTTGCttttctcttcccctctcctCCCCCCTCATTTCCTCCCTTTCcattcctcctcctcctcccatTCTCTTCcactctcctcctcctccccttctcATCCTCCCCCTTCCCTTGCTTttccattcccccccccctccccctcctcctcccctcccgTCTCCTTCCcattctcttcctttctcctccTCCCTTCCTCATTTCCCTCACCCCCAATCCTGCACCTCTTTCCCCTCCCCACCCTACCCCTCCTCACTTCTGCTCCATCTTAATACCATACTTACCAAGATGATAACATCTGGCTGGCTCTGGCAAAGATCAGCAAAGGCTACTCTTGATTTCTGACCACCAGACAGATCTTTAGTCTTGATGGTGTGAGCATGACTGACCAACCCAAATCGACCTAACAGCTTCCGACTATCTTGATACTGCAGGTTGTATTTTGTCTGAAAAGAGATATGAATCTAGTAGCATAAGAATAGATGTTATTCCAGACCTTCCAACCTCATAATAAAACTGTGTGGCACATGCGCTCATCGCGGCACTCAAGCTGCATgaaagctaaaatgcgcactgatcttgcagatgaaaaaacaacaacattgaaATATGTGCATACCTCACCCTCgtaaacaaaatgattgaaaaaaaaaacatgttacctgaaattacattgatccaatgaccatatttgtgtaagttttatgaaatagaaacATATAGATATGATTTTTctaaataaattatgattttgtaaaaaaaacttttttcaaaaagaaataacgTACTGtcatattttgattaaaaaaaacatactaaaTACGCCAAAAACATACTAGTTGGCAGCTTTCTTTAATATTGTAAAAAGAATGGATCTAACAGTATAAGAATGGATGTAATGGTGACATGACAAATGATCCTGCCACATCTGCTCCAGTCTAAATATCTCAGGGGGCACTAGGTAAGAGTTGGAATCGTAATAGTTTTTGATTCAGAATAAAGTATAGATAATGACTAGAGTTTACTTTGTTTTGGAGGTTTTATTTTGGTTGGCTTAACACACAGATGAAATTGTTGCAAGGGCAGATGTCATGAAAGCAGATTATTTATAGCATAAGAttggatctacatgtaatagcatgaaattggatgtaaatgaaTGAGAATATATCAAACAGCATGAATTGGTTCTAGAAAGTCATGCACGCTCTTCTATCAATGTAAGAATAAGAGTTACAAAGACAAATCCTTACTTGAAGGTATTCTACCGGACATCACGTCCATAGTAAGCTGATCAGCAGAATGCTGACTGTAGGATCCTATACGTAATCTGTGATTCTTTCGCACTTCTCCTATCAgctgtaaagaacaaaatgtaaaaataactcAGCTGGGCAGCCGTCTTACAAAGCGTTACGATCGACCTcaaatgtatggaaatccatcaatgtcataattttgtatacaggatgtttgcacaatgtccttcgTAAAGAACgaaaagcacactgaattttcaagaaaacaatgcatGTATGAACATACATCATAAGTAGCAAACAATATGAatgaacatgcattttagatgttgatattgctggctttccatacatagttgtggttgatcagatcaattgcaactctttgtaagatacATATAGGGCCCAGAGATGGTAAGTTTTCAGATTTCAGACAAGGAACCGTGGGTCAGCCTGAGATCACCACACATTGTCTGATATAAGGAAAGACTGTGATACATATGTGAGAAAGGGGTTAGGGGAGGATGAGAAAGAGTCCCTACTGCGGGAGTCTCATGTCTAATGTGTGAGACTAGCCATGTCTGATAAGTGTTATCCAAATAAAAGATACTGAACTATatcctttttcataattttgattgCAATATATCTATTGCCCTAAAAAAACCATATATATTAAAATGAGACAAATTTGACTATAAGTAGACAGATCTGTGGTATAAAAATGGTGCTTCAGGAAATAAAATGTTGTGGATGTCTGAGAAGTTATCAGTTATAAAACCAAGTTTGGACTTGTATGCTCTGACTGTAGGTCAAATAGTATATAAAAGATGACATGGATCTTAATCATTTAAGTGCTCCAGATAATCATTGTTAACCCTATCAATTTGATTTCCCAAAATTGTTGTCAATAACCAGAGATAACATTTCACAGTCACAAACTGCTCTTTGCCAATCAAAAACCATTTCTGGAGCTTGTAACTAATTCAGTAGCTTATGTAATATGTTTCATGAAGATTGGATATACTTACAGGCTCAAGTTCCCCTTGAGAAGATTCAGGAATGTACTTTTTCCGACTCCATTTGGACCAACTATTGCAACTGTGAAATGGGGATAAGAATACAGGAACTAATGAACTACATTTTGTTTCAACTAATAatgaaagataaacaaaaattgattggAAATGTAAATAACCGTTGTGAGCTGttaaataccccccccccccccaacattcAGGAAAGATTGTTCTTCAAATGCCTCATACTCAAGAAACTTAAACTGTAGTCCCATATTAATATGCTAGTCTTTGTGCAGTTCATTTGGCCTTCAGAAAGAACCTTTCTCAATGACTTTGACAAAGTCTCCTCCACTTATCAACTTCACAATAAGTAGATTTTTAAGTCTATTCAATCTGTCAAAATAGATATTATTGTCATATGAATAATGAGAAGGCATGGCATTTGTACTTGTAAATATAACAGATAcattcaacataaatatattaaaatcaTATACATAATGAGAAGTTCATGTacaccaggggggggggtaatattaataatagacAGTTTTATATTTCTGAACCATATTTCCATGAGTTATTTCAATTGCTTGTAAATATATCCTCATCATATCAACTCTTGTTTTTTTGTATGTTAATGACATTCAGCCCTTCTTGGGCTAGTAATATGGCCATATTCTGGGctctctttttctatttctcATCAAATGTATTTGTGTTGTATTCTACAGTTCCTTTAATGCTACTTGAATTGATGCAAAACAAGACTTTAAAATATTGCACAATATTTTCATCCTAAATTCAATGTTACCGTGTACATTtactttacattttattttgcaaaatgaaataaattgaatgaaaacttACCTCTTGATGTCATGTCGACACCAAAATCACAGTTCACGAATAACTTTGGCTGGTTTGGATAACCAAATGTAACATCTGGAaagatgaaagaagaaaaaacagtcCACAAATAGTTTTAGTTGGATAGGATAGCCAAACACAATAGATAAACAGAGCGACTATCAATCCAATGGAATTTTCTAGCATTTTTATGGTAGCTCAgttatcacatacatgtagacctatggtaaaaataatgtgacatgaaactcacgcCTAAATGATCAGTGACACTTGATTTCCCTCATATTGGAGTTCCATGAAAAtggtccatatatttttcaagttatgatgacTTTTCAAACACTTAATCTTAGTTAAAATTCAATGCTGACAATGCTGCTGTCGGCACCACCCGAAAAGCAATGCCTCTCTTCTCTCTTCTGCTACAAAGGTGAGAGAGACATAAACTCGTATTTTTCCTTCAAATCACAGCTATATGCACAGTCTTAATCagcttcttttcctcttttttatgGCCATGATTTATTCTGTTTTGAATTTCTTTGATTTCctttcactatttttgtttctGTGAAATTTCAATTATGCAACAGCTTCCTCATGTCCTGTTTTTAGTTAGTCTTTGTACTTGTTCTTTATTACCAGTATATCTTTAGGCACATAGTAactattatgtattttttgtagGGGGAAGGAGGGTTCATTTCTACAAGCTCTGATTTTGAGTGGACCATCCCCCCCCCTCGCCCCTAACTAGTTATTTTTCATCACAATGTATATCATGAATTGATgtctataaaacaaataaataaaaaaaataatccataTTTTTACACTTCCTCAATTCCTCAGTCATGCCCCCAACTGTAAAATATGTCATCATTgtgtatcatttttatgttagaAATTGATTTCAAAAATGAGTATGAATCAGTTTTATGTCAACAATCTTATATTTACCATATATTTATAGaggttttcataaaatatatcatggacaaaagagtttgtatcatcatttgAATATAAAGCAAAAACTGATGTTTTAGGTATGTTTTCAGTGTTTAAAGAGACGAGGTGAACTTGTGTGACATCTCAAAACttggtcacattgccaataggaggttCTCCATAGTATCAGTGATGTCGACATTCAAAtcctcataactttcttgtctGTCCAATTGGTCtctaacttttgttgatcttgTTTGATTACTATGTTTTCTTACAAGCCAACTTGTTCCAACGGTTAAATTCTCTTTTAATCAATTTTCTTCAATGGTTCCATGCTTTGGAACTATCTTCCATTTCATTCCAGAATAGTAAGACTACATAACAATTAAAACATCTTATAAATGATACCTCCTCTTTACTTGATTGATACAGATTTAATTCACATACCAAATGcttcctttctccctttcttttgttcttgcccttctttattttgtatcataCATTGTAATCATTTGTGTTATTTCATCTTTGTATGTTTACTATACTTTCTAATACGCCATTATTTGTGCTTTTTATGATCCCACACTATATTAgtattgaaatgtaatgaatatactatcagagctgccaagttgtattttgcattttcagtattcttatcccccaaaatcagtattttgaccaaaaattccgtatttttaccatgagataaatatgcatgcataatggcaaagttcgatcatttcttacattattttgcgccCCACACCGTTGCACACGAGACCGAAAGCTTCAGTCAAGATTTttgttgttccgctgaactgcgttggatCACTctccaatacatagactgaagaatttggaggcccgtacgtacagacaacgtattaggATAACGTTAGATCCAACATTCGACggaaacctgttttttttttcgatcgtTTTTTggcacataaaatcataaaatgtcacattatgataaagaaattgcatccatatttacggaaaaaatgtatgaaattcagaaatatcgtaccttagaccgcagttacggctaattcgtttcaaattatgatcgaaacatcgtcatcttcgatccttccgtcggtcaacgtaagttgccatcttggatgacgtcatcatccttacagacgtatttaccagtcgcaaaatatcgcgattagagccgctgctttgcgcttgtaaactACGTGTGCGCTCGGAACTTGTCACCCGCACTGATTCGccaagatattgaaaattctaaCTGGAAAGCCTTGATGTAAGCAtaactcattgaacgtagagggcagcaacacacggaatACCTTTCTTCTCTAATTGTTTTGttcccgtattttatcatgaaaaagcgtactgccgtaattttaaattgatttccgtatgaaatacggaaaaatcgtactacttggcagctctgtactatcgatttgtatattttgttgttttttaagtaaaaaaaattgaattgattgaaaTACTCACTATACATTCCCAGGATAGGTGGGCTGAGACTAGGAGGATTAGGAAGGGTGAATTTCACCACATATTCCTTAGGTCTCTTGAGAAGTTCCTGAGGGCCTTCATCCTCTTCAGTGGGATCACCTTTTTTCTTGTTACCCCTCTcattacgcttcttctgctgaCTTCTCGTCTCTTTCtcctaaaaatatataataatagctgtatttataaagcgcctttgcctgaggatacaaagtgctgctattactaccccagctttagctcgagctaccatcaccggcgctcagtgcatacaagaaattaatcctgctgggtacccattcacctcaactGGGcagagtgcagcacagtgcggataaatttcttgctgaaggaaaacacgccatagttaggatttgaaccctcgaccctctgtttgaaaggcgagcgtcagaaccactagaccaaagACGCGCCTGCTGAATATTcaatatgaatattgaaatacaatGGTGTTGATTTTTGTACCTGATTGCTAAAAAAGTAACAAGAGAACAATGGCTTAaagtcctctccgagggacctggtaattaggataaatgccttaccaaagggtactagcgcaccaagtgggaatcgaacccgggtcaccggaatccgaaaccccccgCTCTACTGACTGAGCTATCGCACCCCCTTACAATgttcatatcattatcattattacgaAAGCCATTGCAAAACAGTTGAATTCATTGGTTCAACGAATATTTTAGAATTGAAAAGCAAATACTGCACATTCAATAATGCGATTTTAGAGTAAATCCTTTAAATGACAAGTTTCATTTATCCATAAACACAGGtattaaatgtataaataattttcaaaatgtgattAAAAGGCATCAACTTTTGGTTATTCATACACATTCATGCTTATTTTAAGGAATGTATGTCCAAATAGATGATAATACTTACAGCGGCTTTAGTTGACTTGCCGTGACTTTTAAACTCTTAAGCATCTTTTCCTGTACAATACATAAAATTATATAACATCAATTCATACATATTTCTCTTATAAATGGTGCAGCATTTctcaaaaacaaatcaaaagatCTATTTCAGTTCAACTGAATCCCCGACCAATTAAATGAATGACAAAGCCCTATAGACCACTGTCCTTAACAGGTTCCCACTGAATGGGTTCCAATTGATAAGATTAAGTAAACCAGGGGTTTTCTTTAAAGAGTTAAGTATGACTAGTGGGGTGTTGCAAGTAACTTGCGATCATTGCAAGTCTTTCTTGGGtctctaaatcaatcatatgtcttgtaaTCAATTGCAAGTTCATGATTGGTTGCTTATCTGCTCCTTGAAGCAAGGAGTGTAATTTGATTTGCTTGAGCtaaaattgatctatcaattgtaaaaatgcaacataatatttacaattgattgcaaatattttcatgcAATACCCCCTAAAAGTCATGCTTAAAATACATCGCACACATGATATTTAACACACAATGCCATCAATAAATACGCACTAGCGCACATCCTCTTTGATTGATTTGACAAATGAGGCGATGTATTTTATACCGCATGGGGCAGGGACTTAATATGCTACTCTCAAatacacttaaatctttgtgacaCATCCTCTTGTGTACCAGGTTTGGTTGATAATAAATTGATAAGCTGACAAAATCTGCACAATGAGCAGGGTTCTGAATGATGAAGCCAATATATAAGGTCTACCAACAATAAGCTcaaaggcccaaattcacaaaggtgattttgaaaacccacggttgaatccatggattatgcagatttcctgtataaattacgcttaatttagcgtgCATTGGGCACATGTATAAAACATTCCAATGCTCATGCGTGCTTTTTTCAgagtgcaccaaattgatgcatgttaccatggttagatacactatctattcatgagtccactgtttgaaagTGGACTCATTATTCAAACAGTGGATCCATGAAATAGCAATGACAACCACAGCAACAGGTGACAATTtagcgcactgtgacaaaagcgtgcatcagcattggacattttttaatatacgcggtAAAGTAAGCATTATCTATACAGGAACCGGGGTATTCCAAACagcctttgtgaattcgggccaaagaGTTGGCTGaacttgaataaataaactgaaGTTTTGATGTGATCATTCTGCAATTAAAACTAGATTGTTTGGATAGAGTAATCATGACAACAGGAGATCATGCTTTGCTCTTCTCAGACAAGAAACAGAATGttccccctcaaaaaaataataaatgaaaacaataataaacaaataaataaaaataatacaaaatattgatgagaATAATGAGAAGAGTGTCAGGAGTGGTGTGTCAATTCAGAAAAAGTGAAGAGTTTCCTTACCTGTCTCTCATAGTCTTTCATTTGTTCTTTTCTCTTCTGACCAAGCATCTTTTTGAAAGTATCTaaacaataatgtaaacaaacttgACTTATGATGGTGTACATGTAAAGACTAGACCTAGAATTTAACTGCTATGTCATAATACATTCAATTTAAGTATGCAATTCAAAATAGAGACCCTTTATTTTGCACTTCTCTAATACGTGTATATAATGGATTGATCTGACAGGTTGATGACAAaagacaaattatttttatcccAATCCAATTGGACTACTAGTATCTAGTATGCAAGTATGCAGTATGATGACCATCCTTTATCAAGACTGGAGCTCAATCAGCATCCTGCCATCAATAATGAAGTTCTGATGAACCTTGCTGCCTCACAAAAAAAGGAAGGCAAATTTGCCAGGACCCTTAAAAGATTgctttatatgaaaataatataggatttgtatagcacacGTATCCAACTTGCtaagtgctcaaggcgctcctatattaccccgggtAAGCTAGTCTACTGATTCTGGTGcccacagctttttgaggaatttcttcctgccagtatccatttacttcacctgggtcgtgtgcagcacaatgtggataaatttcttgctgaaagaaaacacgccatggctaggattcgaacccacgaccctctgtttgaaaggcgagagtcagaaccactagaccacgacgtacCCACTAAACAGTGTACCTCTGCCCCCCcacttccttctttcttcattatatcttctcttttccccgctttcttcttatattttttcatctacaaaagagaaatgaaattatatcttCACTTACTGTAATTTCCTTTGTAGTATTGTAATTTTTGCATATCtgtaaaaaacagaaaagaaataaaacaatgttaTAACACATTGAAATGATGTTCACACTATTTCTATAATATCGCAACATTATAAATATCATGGTTagagaatttcaatatttttaccaatTATCACAGCATATGAAATCTTTGAAACAGCAACAATGCGATCAATTCCAATATCTCTTTTTTACAAACAAGGGCTTTGGTTCAATTGCAATTTCACAtgagatgagaaaaaaaaaaacaacttctggctttaaatttgtattgtatatcATTTATTAAGTCAAGGTTAAAAAAAGCGTGCTATTGGCTAAAATTTGCTTTTCAGCAAGGCCTCAATGCAAAAAATACCTCAGGAATTAACAAAACctgaaaatatgcaaaaatcaataaatttcttGTTTAGAGCAAAAAGTAAATATTACCAATCTACCTACCTAAATGAATGATATCCGTGCATACATCATCTAAAAAGGTCTGGTCGTGAGAGACTATCAGGAGTGTCTTTTTCCAAGATTGAAGGTAACTAAATGTAATTAAAAACTCAGATGTATCAAAACCTTTAATATTAAGTCCTCACACAATtactttgttaatgtttttagattaaaaaagtTACCTTCATAATTCAAAATGGTAGGGACGGTGATTTCCCATTTCAAACAAGTggaacacctctggcagtctccaCTGCAATATGCGAtccaatatagcagcagtgatgACTATGAAAACAACTATTCAATAATCAttctaaaaaacaacaacattcatatgataatgaaatactaAGTTCATTAACCCccaatgacctttaaccttaatcatgtgacctaagactcaTG encodes:
- the LOC121428995 gene encoding LOW QUALITY PROTEIN: ATP-binding cassette sub-family F member 1-like (The sequence of the model RefSeq protein was modified relative to this genomic sequence to represent the inferred CDS: inserted 2 bases in 2 codons; deleted 1 base in 1 codon), which gives rise to CPYRALFMEPTLLLLDEPTNHLDLNAVIWLNNYLQSWKKTLLIVSHDQTFLDDVCTDIIHLDMQKLQYYKGNYNTFKKMLGQKRKEQMKDYERQEKMLKSXKSHGKSTKAAEKETRSQQKKRNERGNKKKGDPTEEDEGPQELLKRPKEYVVKFTLPNPPSLSPPILGMYNVTFGYPNQPKLFVNCDFGVDMTSRVAIVGPNGVGKSTFLNLLXGELEPLIGEVRKNHRLRIGSYSQHSADQLTMDVCPVEYLQTKYNLQYQDSRKLLGRFGLVSHAHTIKTKDLSGGQKSRVAFADLCQSQPDVIILDEPTNNLDIESIDALAEAINNYTGGVIIVSHDARLITETDCQLWVIEEQTINEIDGDFDDYKHELLVELGETENKK